The genomic stretch TAAATGCGACCATTGCGGGTCATTCTACTTCCCACTGCTATATTAGTGCTTGCAATATTTAGACCTTCTTTATGACCTACTTTGTCAGATCTTTGGTTAACCACAACTGTATCATACTTCCAAGGAACTGCTTTAGTATTCTCAAAAGGAAAAGAGCTAGGAATTTGGACAACCACTGGATTAGGCATATTGAAGAATGAAGATTGGTTCAACTGATTCTGGAATGTTGAAAATTGGCTGAACAATAGTAGAATCTGGAATGTTGAATACTGGCTCTGGAATGTTGAAGATTGGTGTTGTAGTACTTAACTCAGGTAGATTGAAGATGGGTTCAATCATTGCTACCTCATTCTTTTTCATACGACTGATTACTTGCAACACACCTTGGTTAATCAATTCTTGAATATCCTTTTGGACCATTTCATATCCTTTAGGACCAATAGTACATTCTTCACAACTCTTATGGCAATTTTTCAATAAACCTGCCTCCACTAACTTTGCATGAAAATCTCTGAGCGGAGTCTTGATTTTGGTTGCATCAAGAATCAGACCTTCATCAGGCTCATCATCAATAGCATTTACAGacccatgagcgggcaaaggattgTTTTTGACATTTGGACTGGTATCCCCAAATGAAAGAATCTTTTTCTCAATCAATTCCCTCACAATATGTTTCAAGGCATAGCAGCCTTCCAAATCATGCCCTGGGGCACCTTCATGGAACAGACAATGTGAATTAGGATTGTAATATGGTGGGAGAGGATCTGGTGGAGGTCCCAAAGGTCTCGGAACAACTAACCCTTTCTTCAACAATGACGGATATAATTCAGTGTAAGACATAGAGATCTGAGGAATCAGAGGTTTTCCACCTTGTCTTCTATTTTGAAATGGAGCAATTTGGCGTGGAGCTGGAGTCCTTTGTTGATAAGCTGGAGCGTTGGGAGCTTGTTGATAAGTTGGAACGTTGGGTGTTGTTTGAAAGATCGGAACTGCTTGGGTCGACTGATACACTGGGACTTGTTGATTGAAAGTTGGTGTAATAGCTGCTACATACGGCTGTTGAGCAAATTGTGGTCGTTGAACATATTGTTGTTGAGCAAAAGATTGTTGCTTTTTCCAAGACTGATTCTTTCTTCTACTACCCATCACTGCATTTGTTTCTCCTTCTTTTTTCTTATGGAAACTGCTAGAGAATTTCTcggtattgttgttattgttggAATTACTAGCTGAAATAATCATCTTGCCATTTTTTAAGCCAAGTTCCACTTTGATACCCACGGCCACCAAGTCAGAAAAACTTGCAGTCACGCTTCCTACCATCCTTTCAAAAAATTC from Lathyrus oleraceus cultivar Zhongwan6 chromosome 7, CAAS_Psat_ZW6_1.0, whole genome shotgun sequence encodes the following:
- the LOC127103524 gene encoding uncharacterized protein LOC127103524 encodes the protein MHTRVQPYFDDHQQVYDIPDMSEEGDERHGKLRENVETIEKRLRAMEGDQIFGAAAREMCLVSGLVIPVKFKTPNLDQYEGATCPKSHLIMHYRKMAAHVDNDKLMIHCFQDSLKGASSKWYLTLDQTRIRCFQDLSDAFIKQYKYNMDLAPDRRQLLSMSQKDSESFKEYAQRWRETASQVEPPLTEKELAYWFVDTVRPEFFERMVGSVTASFSDLVAVGIKVELGLKNGKMIISASNSNNNNNTEKFSSSFHKKKEGETNAVMGSRRKNQSWKKQQSFAQQQYVQRPQFAQQPYVAAITPTFNQQVPVYQSTQAVPIFQTTPNVPTYQQAPNAPAYQQRTPAPRQIAPFQNRRQGGKPLIPQISMSYTELYPSLLKKGLVVPRPLGPPPDPLPPYYNPNSHCLFHEGAPGHDLEGCYALKHIVRELIEKKILSFGDTSPNVKNNPLPAHGSVNAIDDEPDEGLILDATKIKTPLRDFHAKLVEAGLLKNCHKSCEECTIGPKGYEMVQKDIQELINQGVLQVISRMKKNEVAMIEPIFNLPELSTTTPIFNIPEPVFNIPDSTIVQPIFNIPESVEPIFILQYA